The window GCCATCGCGTGGCCGCGGCCGTCGCTCGTCGTCGTCGCACTGCTGTTCGGCGTCTACCTCGTCGTCGCCGGCGCCCTGCGGGTCGTGGCGTCGGTGCGGGGGCACGGGACGCCGACGGTCTGGCGGTGGACGTCCGGCGTGGTGGGTGCGCTCGTCGCGGTCGCCGGTCTGGTGGCGCTGCTCGATCCGGCGATCCCCCTGGTCGTCTACGCCGTGCTCGCCGGGGTCGGCTTCGTCGTCGAGGGCATCGTCTCGATCGTCGGGGGCTTCGTCGGCCACCCGGGTTCGTCCCGCGTGCCGACCCTGGTGAGCGGAGTGCTCTCGATCCTCGGCGGTGTGGTCGTGCTCGTCTCGCCGGGCCTCGCGCTCACCGTGTTCATGGTCTTCGCGGGCATCGCCCTCATCGTCGTCGGCGCCGCGGCCCTGCTGCTGCTGCCACCACGCGCCGCCCTCCGCCGCTAGGCCGCACCCGTCCCGAACAGCAGTCCGAGCGCGTAGGTCACCACCGCGGCACCGAACCCGATCGCGAGCTGCCGGAACGCCCGCTTGCCCGGCGGCGCCCCGCTGAGGACCCCGACGACCGCTCCGGTACCGAGCAGCGCGAGCCCGACGAGCGTGCCGGCCACCGCGATCGCCGCCCACCCCTGCATGCCGAACAGGAACGGCAACACCGGGATGATCGCGCCCGAGGCGAAGAACAGGAAGCTCGACACCGCGGCGCTCAAGCCGTTCCCGACCGCCTCGTGGTCGTCGGCGACGGGCACCGGGCCGGTCGCCGGACGACGCTCGCCGAAGCCGGACAGCATGTGGGCGGCGTGCTCGGTCGCCTCGGCCTCGGACATGCCGCGGGCCCGGTACACCAGGGCCAGCTCGTTCGCGTCGACGTCGAGGTCCGCCACGGCACGTCCCGCCTCGGGGTGCGGTGCGGACGCCTCGAGCAGTTCACGCTGCGACCGGACCGAGACGTACTCCCCCGCGCCCATCGAGAGGGCGCCGGCGAGCAGGCCGGCGATGCCGCTCAGCAGGACGAAGTGCCGGTCCGCGCCCGAGGCGCTGATGCCGATGATGAGCGCCAGGTTCGACACGAGTCCGTCGTTGGCGCCGAAGACCGCCGCGCGGAACGTGCCGGACAGCCGCATGCGGCCGCGGTTCGCCAGCCCGCGGACGACCTCGCCGTGGATGCGCTCGTCGGCCGCCATGCTCGCGGTCGCATCGTCGTCGTCGGCGTACGGCGAGCGGTCCTCGGCGCGCTGCATCAACGCGAGGACGAAGACCGATCCGAACCGCTTGGCCAGCGTCGCGAGGACGCGGGTGCGCAGGCTGCCGCGCTGCGGACGCCCGACGTCGTCGCCGAGCAGGTCGAGCCAGTGCTGCTCGTGCCGTCCCTCGGCCTCGGCCAGCGCCGCGAGGATCTCGCGTTCCTCGCCGGACCGCCGCGCGGCGAGGTTGCGGTAGACCGCCGCCTCCGCACGCTCGTCGGCCAGGTAGCGGCGCCAGCGGCGGACGTCGGCGCGCGGCGCCGTGGATGCGGACGGGAGGCTCACAGCAGCCATCCTGCCGCCTCCGGCCGACAGGCGGTCACCACCACGGCCCGGGGGAACGCGGCAGGGCGCGGACCGGAGGCGACGCGTGTTCGTGCGCCGGGCCTCCCGTCCGCGCCCTGTCGGCGTCGGGATCCTGCGGATCAGTCCCGCACGTAGGCCGGAGCGGCCTCGGCGTGGGCGTCGCCCACCCGGTGCACGCGCAGGTCGTTCGTCGAGCCCTCGATCCCGGGAGGGGAACCGGCCGTCACGATGACGCGGTCGCCGGGGGCGGCCAGGCCGTTCTCGAGCAGGACGTCGTCCACCTGCGAGAAGAGCTCGTCGGTGTGGGTCTTGCGCTCGACGAGGAACGACCGGACACCCCACGTGAGCGCCATGCGGCGACGTGTGGCCTCGTTCGGCGTGAAGGCGATGATCGGCAGGGCGTGGCGCAGACGCGACATGCGTCGCGCGGAGTCGCCGGACTCGGTGAACACGCAGAGGTACGAGGCCTCGGTGAACTCCGCGATCTCGACCGCGGCGAGCGTGATCGCACCGCCGAGGGTGCGCGGCTTGGTGCCGAGCGGCGCGATGCGCTCGAGGCCGTGGTCCTCGGTCGACTCGACGATGCGGGCCATCGTGCGGACCGTCTGCACCGGGTACTCACCGACGCTCGTCTCACCCGAGAGCATGACGGCGTCCGCGCCGTCGAGCACGGCGTTCGCGACGTCGGAGGTCTCCGCGCGCGTCGGGATCGGCGACGAGATCATCGACTCGAGCATCTGCGTCGCGACGATGACCGGCTTCGCCATGCGGCGGGACAGCTCCACGGCGCGCTTCTGCACGATCGGGACGGCCTCGAGCGGCAGCTCGACGCCGAGGTCACCGCGGGCGACCATGATGCTGTCGAAGGCGTCGATGATCTCCTCGAGCGCGTCGACGGCCTGCGGCTTCTCGACCTTGGCGATGACGGGCAGGCGCTTGCCCTCCTCGTCCATGATCTCGTGGGCACGGTCGACGTCGGCGGCGTTGCGCACGAACGACAGCGCGATGAGGTCGGCGCCCTGACGGATCGCCCACCGGAGGTCGGCCTCGTCCTTCTCGCTCAGTGCGGGGACGTTGACGGCGACGCCGGGCAGGTTGATGCCCTTGTTGTTCGACACCGTGCCGCCGACGACGACCTCGGTGCGGACGCGGACGCCGTCGGTGTCGAGCACGCGCAGGCGGACGCGACCGTCGTCGATGAGCAGCGGGTCGCCGGGCTTGACGTCCTGGGGCAGGCCCTTGAACGTCGTGCCGCAGATCTCCTTGGAGCCGGGGACGTCCTCGGTCGTGATGGTGAACACGTCGCCGACCGCGAGGTCGTGCGGGCCGTCGGCGAACTTGGCAAGACGGATCTTCGGACCCTGCAGGTCGACGAGGATCGCGACGGGCTTGCCGAGTTCCTCGGCCGCGCGACGGACGTTCACGTAGTTGGCCTCGTGGACGCTGTAGTCACCGTGGCTGAGGTTGAGTCGGGCGACGTCGACGCCCGCTTCGATGATCTCCTTGACGGTCTCGTAGTCCGACGTTGCCGGTCCGAGCGTCGAAACGATCTTTGCGCGTCTCAATGGATTCCTTCGTGGTGGTGGATGGTGCTTGGGTTTCCGCGCTGTGGGGCCGCGCGGAACGAAGCGAGGCCACCAGCACCTTATCGAGTGCGGGTGGCCCCTCGGTCACGAGATCGAGATCGCGCGGTCCGTCGCCTTCACCGGCGCGGGCAGGATCGTCGAGCCCTCGAGGTACTCGTCCACCTTCGCCGCCGCGGCTCGCCCCTCGGCGATCGCCCAGACGATCAGGGACTGCCCGCGACCGGCGTCGCCGGCGACGAACACGCCCGCCTCGTTCGTCGTGTAGTCGGCACGGCGGTCGAGCGCACCGGACACCGTGGTCGGCAGCCCGAGCTGCGGCTCGATCGTGTCCGCCTCGGGGCCGGTGAAGCCCATCGCGACGAGGACGAGGTCTGCGGGGATCTCGCGCTCGGAGCCGGCCTTCGGCACGCGACGGCCGTCGAGGTACTCGGTCTCGGCGACACGGAGGGCACGGACCTCGCCGGCCTCGTTCGCCAGGAACTCGACGGTCGAGGCGAGGAAGTGCCGCTCGCCGCCCTCTTCGTGGGCGCTCGTGACCTCGAACACGGTCGGGAACATCGGCCACGGCTGCTCGGACGGACGCTCCAGCGGCGGCTGCTTGCCGATCGCCAGGTTCGTCACGCTCAGCGCTCCCTGTCGGTGTGCGGTACCGATGCAGTCCGCCCCGGTGTCACCGCCGCCGATGACGACGACGTGCTTGCCCTCGGCGGTCAGCTGGTTGTCGACCCGGGTGCCGGCGTTCGCCTTGTTCTGCTGGACGAGGTAGTCCATCGCGAAGTGCACGCCCTCGAGGTCGCGCCCCGGGATGGGCAGGTCACGCGGCACCGTGGCGCCGGTGGCGACCACGACCGCGTCGTAGCGCGACTTCAGGTCGTCCCAGGTGATGTCGCGGCCGATCTCGACGCCCGCACGGAAGCGGGTGCCCTCGGCCTGCATCTGGGAGAGGCGCGCGTCGATCTGGCGCTTCTCCATCTTGAAGTCGGGGATCCCGTAGCGGAGCAGCCCGCCGATGCGGTCGTCGCGCTCGTAGACGGCGACGGTGTGCCCGGCGCGCGTGAGCTGCTGCGCGGCGGCGAGCCCGGCGGGGCCGGACCCCACGACGGCGACGGTCTTGCCCGTCAGACGCTCCGGCGGGTGGGGGGTGACCCAACCGTTCTGGAACGCGTCGTCGATGATCGAGACCTCGACCTGCTTGATCGTCACCGGCGGCTGGTTGATGCCGAGCACGCACGAGGACTCGCACGGGGCGGGGCACAGCCGGCCCGTGAACTCCGGGAAGTTGTTCGTCGCGTGCAGCCGCTCGATGGCCTGCCGGCCCTCACCGCGCCAGGTGAGGTCGTTCCACTCCGGGATCAGGTTGCCGAGCGGGCAGCCCTGGTGGCAGAACGGCACGCCACAGTCCATGCAGCGGCCGGCCTGGCGCTTGAGGGCGCCGGACTCCTGCTGCTCGTAGACCTCTTTCCAGTCCATGAGCCGGACGGGCACGGGTCGCCGTGCCGGGAGCTCGCGTTCCTGGACCTTGAGGAATCCCTTGGGGTCAGCCACCGGTCACCTCCGAGGTCGTGTTGGGCGCTGCCTGTTCCGGACGTGCGTGACGCTCAGCCACCGGTCACCTCCATGATTCGGTTCCACACGATGTCGCCGTCGGGGTCGAGCCCCTCGTCGACGGCGCGTTGGCGGGTCTCGAGCACCGCTGCGTAGTCCCGCGGCAGCACCTTGACGAAGTCGCTCAGGTCGCCGGACTCGAGCAGGTCGGATGCCAGCGTCGAACCGGTCTCCTCGGCGTGCCGGGTGAGCAGGTCGGTGACGATCTCGACGTCGGCGCTGTCCAGTGCCTCGAGTCGCAGCTCCCCGGTCGCGAGCGCGTCGGTGTTGACGTGCTCCTCGCGCAGACCGCGGACGTACGCGGTGCCGCCGGACATGCCGGCGCCGAGGTTGCGGCCGGTCTCGCCCAGGATGAGCGCGAGGCCGCCGGTCATGTACTCGAGCGCGTGGTCGCCGACACCCTCGACCACCGCGGTCGCGCCCGAGTTGCGCACCAGGAACCGCTCGCCCACGATGCCGCGGATGAACATGCTGCCCTGGGTCGCGCCGTAGCCGATCACGTTGCCGGCGATGACGTTCTGCGCCGGGTCGAAGCCGGAGCCGGCGTCGGGGCGCACGATGATCTCGCCGCCGGACAGGCCCTTGCCGACGTAGTCGTTGCTGTCACCGACGAGTCGCAGCGTGATGCCGGCCGGCATGAACGCGCCGAGCGACTGTCCGGCTGAACCGCGCAGCGTGACGTCGATCGAGCCGCTGGGCAGCCCGTGCTCGCCGTACCGCTTCGTGACCTCGTGGCCGAGCATCGTGCCGACCGCGCGTTCGGTGTTGCGGATGGGCAGGTCGAGGGCGATCGAGCCGCCGTGGTCGAGCACGTCGGCGGTCTGCTGGATCAGGCTCACGTCGAAGTGCTGCTCGAGCTCGTGGTCCTGCTCGCGCTGGTGGCGACGCGGCTCGGTGGCCTCGAAGTGCGGGCCCGCGAGCACCGGGGCGAGGTCCAGCCCGGACGCCTTCCAGTGCTCGAGGGCACGGTCGACGTCGAGCGCGTCGGACTGGCCGATCGCCTCGTCGAGCGTGCGGAACCCGAGCTCGGCGAGGAGCTCCCGCACTTCCTGCGCGATGAACTCGAAGAAGTTCACGACGAACTCGGGCTTGCCGGAGAAACGCTTGCGGAGCTCGGGGTTCTGCGTCGCGACGCCCACCGGGCAGGTGTCGAGGTGGCAGACCCGCATCAGGATGCAGCCCTCGACGACGAGCGGGGCCGTGGCGAAGCCGTACTCCTCGGCGCCGAGGAGCGCCGCCACGACGACGTCGCGCCCGGTCTTCATCTGACCGTCGACCTGCACGACGACGCGGTCGCGCATCCCGTTGAGCATGAGCGTCTGCTGCGTCTCGGCGAGACCGATCTCCCACGGGGTACCGGCGTGCTTGAGCGAGTTGAGCGGGGACGCGCCCGTGCCACCGTCGTGGCCGGACACGAGCACGACGTCGGCCAGGGCCTTCGTCACGCCGGCCGCGACCGCACCGATGCCGGACTGGCTCACGAGCTTGACGTGCACGCGGGCGGCCGGGTTGGCGCGCTTCACGTCGAAGATCAGCTGCTTGAGGTCCTCGATCGAGTAGATGTCGTGGTGCGGCGGCGGCGAAATGAGGCCGACGCCGGCCGTGGCGTGCCGGGTACGGGCGACCCACGGGTACACCTTCTGCGGGGGCAGCTGGCCGCCCTCGCCCGGCTTCGCACCCTGCGCCATCTTCAGCTGGATGTCGGTGGCGTGGGTGAGGTACATGCTCGTCACGCCGAACCGTCCGGAGGCGACCTGCTTGATCGCGCTGCGGCGCTCGGGGTCGAGCAGCCGGTCGACGTCCTCGCCGCCCTCGCCCGTGTTCGAGCGACCACCGAGACGGTTCATCGCGATGGCGAGGGTCTCGTGGGCTTCCTTCGAGATGGAGCCGTACGACATCGCGCCGGTGTTGAAGCGCTTGACGATGGACTCGATCGACTCGACCTCGTCGAGCGCGACGGGCTTGCGGAGCCCGTGCTTGAACCGGAACAGCCCACGGAGCGTCATGAGCTCCTCGGACTGGTCGTCCACGGCGCTCGAGTACTCGCGGAAGATGTCGTAGCGGCGCGCACGGGTGGCGTGCTGCAGCCGGAAGACGGTGTCCGGGTTGAACAGGTGCGGGGGTCCCTCGCGACGCCACTGGTACTCGCCGCCGGTCTGCAGCCGCTCGTGCGAGAGCACCGCGCCGTCCTGCGGGTACGCCTGGGCGTGCCGCTCGGCGTTCTCCTTCGCGATGACGTCGATGTCGACGCCGCCGAGGATCGACGACGTGCCGGTGAAGTACTTGTCGACGAACTCCTGGCTGAGCCCGACTGCTTCGAACGCCTGCGCACCGGCGTAGCTCGACACGGTCGAGATGCCCATCTTCGACATGATCTTGAGGACGCCCTTGCCGAGCGCCTTGATCACGTTCTTGACGGCCTGCTCCGGGGTGATCCCGGTGATCATGCCGGCCCGGACCAGGTTCTCGCAGGTCTCCATCGCGAGGTACGGGTTGATGGCAGAGGCGCCGTACCCGATGAGCGTGGCCACGTGGTGGACCTCGCGCACGTCGCCGGCCTCGACGATCAGACCGACCTTCATGCGCTGCTCGGTGCGGATCAGGTGGTGGTGGACGGCCGCGAGGAGCAACAGGCTCGGCACGGGTGCCTGCTCGGCGTTGCCGTCGCGGTCGGACAGCACGATGAACTGCTTGCCCGACTCGATCGCGGCGTCGACCTCGTCGCACACCGCGGCGATGCGCTTCTGCATCGCCTTCTTGCCGGCGTCGACGCGGTACAGGCCCTTGATCGTGACGGTCAGGTGCCGACCCGACTCGGTCTCGAAGTGCTGCACCTTGGCGAGCTGGTCGTTGTCGATCACCGGGAAGTCGAGCGTGATCTGCTTCGCGTGCTCGGGCCCGGCCGACAGGAGGTTGCGCTCCGGACCCAGGCCCATGCCCATCGAGGTGATGACCTGCTCGCGGATCGAGTCGAGCGGCGGGTTCGTCACCTGCGCGAACTGCTGCGTGAAGTAGTCGAACAGCAGCCGCGGCCGCTGGGAGAGCACGGCGATCGGGGTGTCGGAGCCCATCGCGCCGAGCGGTTCCGCGCCGGCCTGCGCCATCGGGCGGAGCAGGATGCGGACCTCTTCTTCGGTGTACCCGAACGCACGCTGCCGACGGGTGACCGATGCCGGGGTGTGCACGATGTGCTCACGGTCGGGCAGGTCGTTCAGGTTGATGCGGCCCTCGTCGAGCCACTCGCCCCACGGCCCGGACGACGCCAGACCCTGCTTGACCTCGTCGTCCTCGATGATGCGGCCGGCCTCGGTGTCCACCAGGAACATCCGGCCGGGGCGCAGACGCCCCTTGCGGACGACCTTCGCGGCGGGCACGTCGATGACACCGGTCTCGGACCCCATGACGATGAGGCCGTCGTCGGTGACGAGGAAGCGTCCGGGGCGCAGCCCGTTGCGATCGAGCGTCGCGCCGACGAGCGAACCGTCGGTGAACGTGATGGCGGCCGGACCGTCCCACGGCTCCATGAGCATCGAGTGGTACTCGTAGAACGCGCGGAGCTGCGGGTCCATCCCGACCTGGTTCTCCCAGGCCTCCGGCACCATCATCGACACCGCGTGCGGCAACGTCCGGCCGGTCAGGGTGAGGAGCTCGAGGACCTCGTCGAACGACGCCGAGTCGCTCGCACCGGGGCTCACGATCGGCAGCAGCGGAGCCATGTCGCCGAGCAGTTCGCTCTCGAGCTGGGACTGCCGTGCGCGCATCCAGTTGCGGTTCCCGCGCACCGTGTTGATCTCGCCGTTGTGCGCGATCGTCCGGAACGGCTGGGCGAGAGGCCACGACGGGAAGGTGTTGGTGGAGTAGCGCGAGTGCACGATCGCGAGCTTCGACGCGAAGCGATCGTCACTGAGGTCCGGGTAGAACGGCTCGAGCTGCAGCGTCGTGACCATGCCCTTGTAGACCATGGTGCGGCTCGACAGCGACATGAAGTACAGGTCGTTCGCGTGCTCGGCGCGCTTGCGGAGACGGAAGGTCTGGCGGTCCAGGGCGATGCCGCTCCACGACGCGCCGTGCACGTCGTGCCGCACCGAGGCGACGAACAGCTGCTCGAACGCGGGCATGGCGGCACGGGCCAGGGTGCCGAGCACGTCGGGGCGCACCGGGACCTCGCGCCAGCCGAGGACCTTCAGGCCCTCTTCGCGGGCGAGCCGCTCGACGGCGCCCTTCGCCGCGTGCCGGTCGCCCTCGTCCTTCGGCAGGTAGGCGGTGCCGACCGCGTACTCCCCCGCCGCCGGCAGGTCGAACGGCACCACGGCGCGCAGGAACTCGTCCGGCACCTGGCACAGGATTCCTGCGCCGTCGCCGGTGCCCGCGTCCGAGCCGACGGCACCGCGGTGCTCGAGGTTGCGGAGGGCGCCGAGCGCGGCGTCGACGATGTCGTGGCCGGGCGTCCCGCGCAGTGTCGCGACCATCGCGAGACCGCAGGCGTCCTTCTCGTTCGCCGGGTCGTACATGCCGGTGGCGTCGGGGATCGCCGAGAACCGACGGTGCGCCGGCACGAGGTTCTTCGGTGCCGAGGGCTGGAGTGGCTGGAGCGCCATGGGGGAACCGTCCTCACGAGGAAGTGGAACAGGGACAGCGGTGGCCCGGTGGTGCGTTCCGCCCGGACGGGGCGGGACTGGTGCCCGTGCCCCGCTTGTGGCGGGGAGGGTGCTCCTAGGCGCGATCAGTGGGAGTCGTGACCGCTCCGGAGCCCTGGACCACGAGGTCGTCGTCGTCGCCCTCGTGCTCCGAGAAGGTGTCGTCGGAGTCTACATCGGACTTCGGACGCGGCTCGCGACCGGGCAGGTACGGGCTCGGCTCCTTGCCGGTGTGCCGACGGGACTGCACGATGAAGACGACGATGCCGAGCAGGATGGCGGCGAACGACATCCAGACGTTCGTGCGGATGCCCGCGAACGTCTCGCTGGTGTCGACGCGGATCGACTCGAGGAACGACCGGCCGACCCCGTACCAGATCAGGTACAGGGCGAGGACCTTGCCCCACTGCAGCGTGAACTTGCGGTCGAGCAGCAGGATGACGACGACGCCCAGGACGTTCCAGATGATCTCGTACAGGAACGTCGGGTGGAACAGCGTGCCCTCGGGCAGGCCCTTCGGGAACGCGGCGTTGGTCGACTCGATCTGCAGGCCCCAGGGCAGGCTGGTCGGCATGCCGAAGAGCTCGTGGTTGAAGTAGTTGCCGAGCCGGCCGAACGCCTGCGCCAGCAGCACCCCGGGCACGACCGCGTCGATGAAGGACGTGAAGCGCAGACCGACCTGTCGGCAGCCGATCCACGCACCGACGGACCCGAGGATCAGGGCACCGAAGATGGCGAGCCCGCCCTCCCAGATGTACAGGAAGGACAGCGGGTCGATGCCGGGGCCGAAGTAGTCGGACACGTGGGTGAACACGTGGAAGAGCCGACCACCGATGATCCCGGCGGGCACCGCCCAGATCGCGATGTCGATGATGATCCAGCGCTCCACCCCGCGTGCGTTGAGGCGGCGGTTGGCGAGCAGCACCGCAGCGACGATCCCGAGCAGGATGCAGATCGCGTAGGCGTGGATGCGGAAGTCGAGCGGCAGCGACCAACCGAACGCGTCGCGCAGCCAGGCGGTCAGGTCGAAGTACTGCCAGGCGGTGCTCGGGCTCGGGATGCTCAGGAGGGGCATGGAGGAACGGTCGCCTTTCGGAACTGACGGGGCGCGGTGTCGACGTGTCGTCGGCCCCGCTCACTGTAGCGCGGGTCGTGGGCCCGCCAGGAACTGGACTAGGAGCGGCGGGCGCCGGTGGTGAGGTCGGCGGCACGGTCGGCGACCCCCTGCACGCCGAGGTCGGCCAGGGCCCGGACGAACGCCGAGCCGACGATCGCACCGTCCGCGTACTCAAGCACCTCGGCGACCTGTTCGGCGGTCGAGATGCCGAGCCCGACGCAGGTGCGTGCGACGCCGGCGTCGCGGAGTCGGGAGACCACGGTGCGCGCAGCGACGTCGACGCCGGCACGCGCTCCGGTGACGCCCATCGTCGACACGGCGTAGACGAAGCCGCGGCTCGCCGCCACCGCCTGCTGCATCCGGGCGTCGGAGGAGGACGGTGCCGCGAGGAACACACGGTCGAGTCCGGTCCGCTCCGACGACGACATCCACTCCGTGGCCTCGTCGGGGATCAGGTCGGGCGTGATGAGGCCGGCGGCACCCGCGGCGACGAGGTCGTCGGCGAACCGGTCCACGCCGTAGCGGAGCACCGGGTTCCAGTACGTCATCACGAGCACCGGCACGTCCGCGCGCTCGGTGATCTGGTGCACGGCGTCGAAGACCTGCGCGACCCGGAAGCCGTTCGCCAGGCTCTCCTCCGCCGCACGCTGGATGACGGGGCCGTCCATGACGGGGTCGGAGTACGGCAGGCCGAGCTCGATGACGTCCACGCCGTTCTCGGCGAGGGCGACGGCGGCGTCGACACTGGTCTGCACGTCGGGGTAGCCGGCAGGCAGGTAGCCGACGACGGCGCCGGCACGCTCGGCGTTGGCGGTGTCGATCGTCGTGGCGACGGTCTGGTTCGTGGTCACAGCTGCACCGCGTTCTCGTCGAGGATGCCGAAGTAGCGGCTGGCGGACGCGACGTCCTTGTCACCACGGCCGGACAGGTTCACGAGCACGACGCCCTCGGGGCCGAGCTCCTTGCCGAGCTTGATCGCACCCGCCAGGGCGTGCGACGACTCGATCGCGGGGATGATGCCCTCGGTCTGGCTGAGCAGACGGAACGCCTCCATCGCCTCGGTGTCGGTGATCGGCGCGTACTTCGCACGACCGATCGACGCCAGGTAGGCGTGCTCCGGCCCGACGCTCGGGTAGTCGAGCCCGGCGGAGATGCTGTGGCTCTCGATGGTCTGGCCGTCCTCGTCCTGCATGAGGTACGACTTCGCACCCTGCAGGACGCCTTCGCGTCCGAGGGTGATGCTCGCGGCGTGCCGACCGGTCTCGACGCCGTCGCCGCCGGCCTCGAAGCCGTGCAGTGCGACGGACTCGTCGTCGAGGAACGCCTCGAAGATGCCCATCGCGTTCGAGCCGCCACCGACGCACGCGGCGACGGCGTCCGGCAGACGGCCGACGCGGTCGAGGACCTGCTGGCGGGCTTCTTCGCCGATGACCTTGTGGAACTCGCGCACCATCTCCGGGAACGGGTGCGGGCCGGCGACCGTGCCGAGCAGGTAGTGGGTCGAGTCGACGTTCGCCACCCAGTCGCGGAGTGCCTCGTTGATGGCGTCCTTGAGGGTGCGCGATCCGGTCTCGACCGGGATCACCTCGGCACCGAGCAACCGCATCCTGGCGACGTTGAGCGCCTGACGCTCGGTGTCCACGGCGCCCATGTACACGACGCAGTCCATGCCGAACAGCGCCGCGGCGGTCGCGGTGGCCACGCCGTGCTGGCCGGCACCGGTCTCCGCGATGAGGCGGGTCTTGCCGAGCCGTCGGGCCACGAGCGCCTGGCCGAGCACGTTGTTGATCTTGTGCGAACCGGTGTGGTTGAGGTCCTCGCGCTTGAGGATCACCCGGGCACCGCCGGCGTGCTTCGCGAACCGCGGCACCTCGGTGATGATCGACGGACGCCCGGTGTAGTCGCGCTGGAGCTCGTCGAGTTCCGCACGGAACGCCGGGTCGGCCCAGGCCGCGCGGAAGGCTGCCTCGAGCTCGTCGAGCGCGAGGACGAGCGACTCGGGGACGAAGCGTCCCCCGAAGTCACCGAAGTAGGGGCCGTGCAGGTCGCGGAGTGAGGTCACGATGGGTCTTCCCGGGACGAGTCCGACGCACCGGGCTGGGCCGGCGGTCGGACGGGTGGAACGTTCAGCCGCGGTCGGCGGCCTCGATGAACGACGCGAGGGTGGTGGCGGGGTCGGCACCGGTGACGAGCGCTTCCCCGACCAGGACGACGTCGGCACCCGCGGCGCGGTAGTGGGCGACGTCGTCGGGACCCGCCACGGCGGACTCCGCGACACGCACGACCCCGTCGGGGATGCGGTCGGCGAGGGACCCGAACAGGTCGCGGTCGAGCGAGAAGTCGGTGAGGTCGCGCGCGTTGACGCCGAGGATCCGCGCGCCGGCGTCGAGGCCACGGGAGACCTCGTCGGCGGAGTGCGCCTCGACGAGCACACGCATGCCGAGCTCTTCGGCCAGCGTGTGGAGCTCGACCAGCTGCTGCTGCTCGAGTGCCGCCACGATGAGCAGCACCACGTCGGCGCCGGCAGCCCGTGCCTCGACGACCTGGTACGGGTCGGCGATGAAGTCCTTGCGCAGGACGGGGACGCCGACACGGGCCTTGACGGCTTCGAGGTCGGCGAGGCTGCCGAGGAACTTGCGCCCCTCGGTCAGGACGCTGATCGTCGACGCGCCACCGCGTTCGTAGTCGGCAGCGAGTGCGGCCGGGTCCTCGATGGGGGCCATCGAGCCGCGCGACGGACTGGCGCGTTTGACCTCGGCGAGGATCTTCACCCGGTCGCCCGGGGCGAGGAACGCGAGGGCGTCGAGCGACGACGCCACCCGGTCGAGGTCGCGTTCGACGTCCGAGTAGGGACGGTCGACACGACGGGCGGCGGCGTCCTCGAGCGCGCCCGCGACGAGGGTCTCGAGCACGTTCGGCATGCGAGTCCTACTCGGCGTGGTGCTTGGCGACGTACTTCGGACCGTTGACGCCGTAGCCCGCCTTCGCCATGACCGCGCCGATGACCAGCCCGATGACGACGACCGCAGCAGAGGCCCAGACGCCCCACGCCTGGTCGAACCAGAAGAACAGCGTGCCTGCCGCGAATCCGATCAGCATGATCACGACGGCGGTCCAGGCGGCCGGCGAGTGGCCTTCGCCGAGTTCTGCGGGCTCAGTGTTGCTCACGGTGCTCCTCGTTCTGCTCCGGCGTCGTCGGTCGACCGACGCCCATCCGATCCTACCGTGCCGGCGGTCGGGTCGACCCCAGCACTGAGGTCGTCCCAGTCCACGACGGCGTCACGCTCGACCGGTGCCTTCGCGCGGGCGTCGGCCGCAGCGCCGGCCGTGGCCGCGCCGTACTTCCGGCTCGGGCCTGGCCAGGCGCGCTGCACCACGATGACG of the Curtobacterium sp. TC1 genome contains:
- a CDS encoding HGxxPAAW family protein, producing MSNTEPAELGEGHSPAAWTAVVIMLIGFAAGTLFFWFDQAWGVWASAAVVVIGLVIGAVMAKAGYGVNGPKYVAKHHAE
- the trpC gene encoding indole-3-glycerol phosphate synthase TrpC, with the translated sequence MLETLVAGALEDAAARRVDRPYSDVERDLDRVASSLDALAFLAPGDRVKILAEVKRASPSRGSMAPIEDPAALAADYERGGASTISVLTEGRKFLGSLADLEAVKARVGVPVLRKDFIADPYQVVEARAAGADVVLLIVAALEQQQLVELHTLAEELGMRVLVEAHSADEVSRGLDAGARILGVNARDLTDFSLDRDLFGSLADRIPDGVVRVAESAVAGPDDVAHYRAAGADVVLVGEALVTGADPATTLASFIEAADRG
- the trpB gene encoding tryptophan synthase subunit beta, which produces MTSLRDLHGPYFGDFGGRFVPESLVLALDELEAAFRAAWADPAFRAELDELQRDYTGRPSIITEVPRFAKHAGGARVILKREDLNHTGSHKINNVLGQALVARRLGKTRLIAETGAGQHGVATATAAALFGMDCVVYMGAVDTERQALNVARMRLLGAEVIPVETGSRTLKDAINEALRDWVANVDSTHYLLGTVAGPHPFPEMVREFHKVIGEEARQQVLDRVGRLPDAVAACVGGGSNAMGIFEAFLDDESVALHGFEAGGDGVETGRHAASITLGREGVLQGAKSYLMQDEDGQTIESHSISAGLDYPSVGPEHAYLASIGRAKYAPITDTEAMEAFRLLSQTEGIIPAIESSHALAGAIKLGKELGPEGVVLVNLSGRGDKDVASASRYFGILDENAVQL